One Candidatus Margulisiibacteriota bacterium genomic region harbors:
- a CDS encoding chemotaxis protein CheW translates to MDKIMNVDTNEDEYAENVEDRERKDNYLIVSFFLGSQVYGARVSEVQEIINFPIITKVPRTIYYLAGILSLRGKIIPIIDLREKLGMTHKENDFGKRVIVIDFDDQTIGLIVDKVSEVIKIKELESSSANVVSTINEMYIQSVARYNDNIITILNMKNVISITREEKEYEERKLLEKSRMNYINFIQSRIG, encoded by the coding sequence AAAATGTTGAAGATCGGGAACGTAAAGACAATTATCTCATAGTATCGTTTTTTCTTGGAAGTCAGGTATATGGAGCACGGGTTTCTGAAGTTCAAGAAATCATCAATTTTCCTATAATTACCAAAGTTCCACGTACTATCTATTATCTGGCTGGTATTTTGAGTTTGCGGGGAAAAATAATACCGATTATTGATCTTCGCGAAAAGCTTGGAATGACGCATAAAGAAAATGATTTTGGAAAGCGGGTTATTGTAATAGATTTTGATGACCAGACAATAGGCCTCATCGTTGATAAAGTGTCTGAAGTAATTAAAATAAAGGAACTGGAGTCAAGTTCTGCTAATGTCGTTTCGACGATTAACGAGATGTATATTCAATCGGTTGCTCGCTATAACGACAATATAATAACCATATTGAACATGAAAAATGTAATCAGTATAACACGCGAAGAGAAAGAGTACGAAGAACGAAAGTTACTAGAGAAGAGTCGTATGAATTATATTAATTTTATTCAAAGCCGGATTGGTTAG